The Deltaproteobacteria bacterium genome contains a region encoding:
- a CDS encoding Rieske (2Fe-2S) protein — protein MIGLVADFPERRGIAVNVGARRLAIFRVGTDVFAIDNVCPHRGFPLHDGLINDGRVSCRTHGSCFNLQTGAVERGPATRGVAVYAAAIVGDHVEVEIPD, from the coding sequence ATGATTGGACTTGTCGCCGACTTTCCCGAGCGGCGCGGCATCGCCGTCAACGTTGGGGCGCGGCGCCTGGCGATCTTCCGGGTTGGCACCGACGTCTTTGCAATCGACAACGTCTGCCCGCATCGCGGCTTTCCCCTGCATGACGGCTTGATCAATGATGGCCGCGTGTCCTGTCGCACGCACGGCTCATGTTTCAACTTGCAAACCGGTGCCGTCGAGCGCGGCCCCGCTACGCGCGGCGTCGCCGTCTACGCCGCCGCTATCGTCGGGGACCACGTCGAAGTCGAGATCCCCGACTGA
- a CDS encoding SDR family NAD(P)-dependent oxidoreductase, with amino-acid sequence MDAFKDRVAVITGGAGGIGLTMARAFAARGAKLVLADLDEAALQRATTELTTAGAAVLGVRTDVTKLASVQALAEATTQRFGAVHIVCNNAGVATFGEICESTHQDWEFTMNVNFWGVVHGVETFVPRLIAQGTGGHIVNTASMAGLVGMQWLGIYCASKFAVVGLTEALQRELKPRGIGVSVLCPMIVATNINQNSVRMRPTELRNPGEQPLLENGAPVDVPDGAMKGGTIAPEEVARRVVRAIERKDLYILTHPEQREFLRRRAKRLDAMFEEGTW; translated from the coding sequence ATGGATGCGTTCAAGGACCGAGTGGCGGTCATCACCGGTGGCGCCGGCGGGATTGGCCTCACCATGGCGCGAGCGTTTGCCGCGCGCGGCGCGAAGCTGGTGCTGGCCGATCTCGACGAGGCAGCGCTGCAGCGGGCGACCACCGAGCTGACCACCGCCGGGGCCGCGGTGCTCGGAGTCCGAACCGATGTGACCAAGCTCGCCAGCGTGCAGGCACTGGCCGAGGCGACGACGCAGCGCTTCGGTGCGGTCCACATCGTCTGCAACAACGCCGGCGTCGCCACCTTTGGTGAGATCTGCGAGTCGACGCATCAGGACTGGGAGTTCACGATGAACGTGAACTTCTGGGGCGTGGTGCACGGCGTCGAAACCTTTGTGCCTCGGCTGATCGCGCAAGGCACCGGCGGCCACATCGTCAACACCGCGTCGATGGCGGGGTTGGTCGGCATGCAATGGCTGGGCATCTACTGCGCTTCGAAATTCGCGGTGGTCGGGTTGACCGAAGCGCTGCAGCGCGAGCTCAAGCCGCGCGGCATCGGCGTCAGCGTGCTGTGCCCGATGATCGTCGCCACCAATATCAATCAGAACTCGGTGCGCATGCGTCCCACCGAGCTGCGCAACCCGGGCGAGCAACCCCTGCTGGAGAACGGCGCACCGGTCGATGTGCCAGACGGCGCAATGAAGGGCGGCACCATCGCGCCCGAAGAAGTCGCCCGCCGCGTCGTGCGCGCGATCGAGCGCAAGGACCTCTACATTCTTACGCATCCGGAGCAACGCGAGTTCCTGCGGCGGCGAGCCAAGAGACTCGATGCGATGTTCGAGGAGGGGACCTGGTGA
- a CDS encoding glucose 1-dehydrogenase: protein MNDLFSIQGKVAVVTGGSRGIGLMIARGFVEHGAKVYIASRKQADCDKVVAELSPHGPCVAIAADLSTEAECNRLAQAIAARESAVHILVNNAGANWGAPLEEFPDSAWDKVLALNVKGVFHLTRALLPQLKQGARPGDPARVINIGSIDGLKVPLLETYAYSASKAAVHHLTRALAMKLASDGITVNAIAPGPFESKMMAVTLDRFRDAIVASCPLGRIGEPEDMAGTAIFLASRAGAYITGAVLPVDGGISTR from the coding sequence GTGAACGATCTATTTTCGATTCAAGGCAAAGTGGCCGTCGTCACCGGCGGTTCACGTGGTATCGGGCTGATGATCGCGCGCGGCTTCGTCGAACACGGCGCGAAAGTGTACATCGCGTCGCGCAAGCAAGCGGATTGCGACAAAGTGGTCGCCGAGTTGTCGCCACACGGCCCCTGCGTGGCAATTGCCGCCGATCTCTCGACCGAGGCGGAGTGCAATCGCCTGGCGCAAGCGATCGCCGCGCGCGAGTCTGCCGTGCACATCTTGGTGAACAACGCCGGCGCCAACTGGGGCGCGCCGTTGGAGGAGTTTCCGGATTCGGCGTGGGACAAGGTGTTGGCGCTCAACGTGAAGGGTGTCTTTCATCTTACGCGCGCCTTGCTGCCGCAGCTCAAGCAGGGCGCGCGGCCCGGCGATCCGGCGCGCGTCATCAACATCGGGTCGATCGACGGATTGAAAGTCCCGCTACTGGAGACCTACGCGTACTCGGCCAGCAAGGCTGCCGTGCATCACCTGACGCGCGCGTTGGCGATGAAGCTGGCCAGCGATGGCATTACGGTGAACGCAATCGCGCCCGGTCCGTTCGAAAGCAAGATGATGGCAGTGACGCTCGATCGCTTTCGCGACGCCATCGTTGCGTCGTGCCCGCTGGGTCGTATCGGCGAACCGGAAGACATGGCCGGCACCGCGATCTTCCTCGCTTCGCGCGCCGGCGCTTACATCACCGGTGCCGTGTTGCCGGTCGACGGCGGCATCTCGACACGCTGA
- a CDS encoding SDR family NAD(P)-dependent oxidoreductase gives MDYRGKVALITGASSGIGKQIALDFARRGAHVVLAARRAALLEEVAVQCRAVGVEVESCVGDLAERAFAEAVVARAVERFGRLDILVNNAGIPKHKQFFDVTPEDIDYTMRVNFLAPAYLTVAALPAMLRQGEGYIINISSGAGKIPPPRETVYAASKFALTGFTEGLWLDLVGSNIHPAVIHVGPIDTEIWDKAASEAPVRYRGKKYPPSLISDAVFECIEKKRHEMTVPKSLRWVFLFKALLPGLFRKGAARWDPVPATTIAAARDKAKARPR, from the coding sequence ATGGACTATCGCGGAAAAGTCGCGCTGATCACCGGCGCGTCGTCGGGCATCGGCAAGCAGATCGCCCTCGACTTCGCGCGCCGTGGCGCGCATGTGGTGCTCGCCGCGCGACGCGCGGCACTCTTGGAAGAGGTCGCCGTGCAGTGCCGCGCGGTCGGTGTCGAGGTGGAGTCATGCGTCGGTGATCTCGCCGAGCGAGCGTTCGCCGAAGCGGTCGTGGCGCGCGCCGTCGAACGATTCGGTCGGCTCGACATCCTGGTCAACAACGCCGGCATTCCCAAGCACAAGCAATTCTTCGATGTGACGCCCGAAGACATTGACTACACGATGCGGGTGAACTTTCTCGCACCGGCGTATCTCACAGTCGCCGCGCTGCCGGCGATGCTGCGCCAGGGCGAAGGCTACATCATCAACATCTCGTCGGGCGCGGGGAAGATCCCGCCGCCGCGCGAAACCGTCTATGCCGCCTCAAAGTTCGCGCTCACTGGATTCACCGAAGGCTTGTGGCTCGATCTCGTCGGCTCGAACATTCATCCGGCTGTCATTCACGTCGGCCCGATCGACACCGAGATTTGGGACAAAGCCGCGTCCGAAGCACCGGTGCGCTATCGCGGCAAGAAATATCCGCCGAGCCTGATCTCCGACGCGGTCTTCGAGTGCATCGAAAAGAAGCGCCACGAGATGACCGTACCCAAATCACTGCGCTGGGTGTTCTTGTTCAAAGCCTTGCTGCCCGGTCTGTTCCGCAAGGGCGCCGCGCGCTGGGACCCGGTGCCGGCGACGACCATCGCCGCCGCGCGCGACAAGGCCAAGGCACGCCCGCGGTGA
- a CDS encoding alkaline phosphatase family protein has product MERVCGPERSGGQGLDPNQDESGDRAILALLTDPHVHEHMDLAITCRGDAYEVWAQRGMIRFQRLLANGHFEYKVIEQIGNNPIADQRHTPIATCAEELSAAAASGHPTEDVNHAFIEPSQVSYPYAYERIAQLFDSPNAPDIVVSAKAYAFGLQAGQHGALDIVQSRAPLAFAGPGIKPGLYESAPRHVDIAPTVCRLMRFPLIDGKDGTGRTAGERGVAADVYLKRQDGRVLDEIVDTSAKPERVYFVIFDGLSNSELRHLLDTNDAIITNLRRLLDRSARFVYGSTVNFPSITWPSHSTIFTGAYCGHHDIVNPSYYDRAARQPLAPQGQGVQTERYLGDGVETLYEAFHRVLGPAAFTANIHEPQGRGADHAALERRIVGPRDRMKALTAEFGAAIHPRYLADGHEGVQREAVLDTRGMAQLFVLFDDPSHPLPVLVAHEFALTDGAGHDYGPHGSGLRTAIAETDTRLGHVLDMLEAKGLVDSTLFVFTSDHGMAAQDVSLRANPARHLERIGMKTVTGEPMIWLRDLAVEVAPAPDGRTARVTVLDNDADQSGEQPPIKNAEVIVHTHADNVIARLQTTDAGVAGFATPPDIEPSAIALSVRHPDYNPRHLRLDGTRIGIDLREQLYGNRTG; this is encoded by the coding sequence ATGGAGCGTGTCTGCGGGCCGGAGCGATCGGGTGGGCAGGGGCTGGATCCGAACCAAGACGAGTCGGGCGATCGCGCGATTCTCGCGTTGCTCACCGATCCCCACGTGCACGAGCACATGGACCTGGCCATCACCTGCCGCGGCGACGCGTATGAAGTCTGGGCGCAGCGCGGCATGATCCGCTTTCAGCGTCTGCTCGCCAACGGACATTTCGAGTACAAGGTGATCGAGCAGATCGGCAACAACCCGATTGCCGATCAGCGCCACACGCCGATCGCGACGTGTGCGGAGGAACTATCCGCCGCCGCCGCATCGGGACATCCGACCGAAGACGTCAACCATGCGTTCATCGAACCGTCGCAGGTCAGTTATCCGTACGCGTACGAACGCATCGCGCAACTGTTCGACAGCCCCAACGCGCCGGACATCGTGGTCAGCGCGAAGGCTTACGCGTTCGGACTCCAAGCCGGTCAGCACGGCGCACTCGACATCGTGCAGTCGCGTGCGCCGCTGGCGTTCGCCGGGCCCGGCATCAAGCCCGGGCTCTACGAGTCCGCGCCGCGCCACGTCGACATCGCCCCGACGGTTTGCCGACTGATGCGTTTTCCGTTGATCGACGGCAAGGACGGTACCGGCCGCACGGCGGGCGAGCGCGGTGTTGCGGCCGACGTGTATCTCAAACGACAGGATGGGCGCGTGCTCGACGAGATCGTCGATACGAGCGCCAAACCCGAACGGGTCTACTTCGTCATCTTCGACGGCCTGAGCAACAGCGAGCTGCGCCACCTGCTCGACACCAACGATGCAATCATCACTAATCTGCGCCGGCTCCTCGATCGCAGCGCGCGCTTCGTCTACGGCTCGACGGTGAACTTTCCGTCGATCACCTGGCCGAGCCACAGCACCATCTTCACCGGCGCATACTGCGGCCATCACGACATCGTGAACCCGAGTTACTACGACCGCGCCGCGCGGCAACCGCTCGCGCCGCAAGGCCAGGGCGTGCAAACCGAACGCTATCTCGGCGACGGCGTCGAGACGCTGTACGAGGCGTTTCATCGCGTGCTCGGTCCCGCGGCATTCACGGCGAACATCCATGAGCCGCAGGGACGTGGCGCCGATCACGCCGCGCTGGAGCGACGCATCGTCGGTCCGCGCGATCGCATGAAGGCGCTCACGGCGGAGTTCGGCGCGGCGATTCATCCACGCTACCTCGCCGACGGCCACGAAGGGGTGCAGCGCGAAGCCGTGCTCGACACGCGCGGCATGGCCCAGCTCTTTGTGCTCTTCGACGACCCGTCGCACCCACTGCCTGTGCTGGTTGCGCACGAGTTCGCGCTGACCGACGGCGCCGGCCACGACTACGGCCCGCACGGTAGCGGTCTGCGCACCGCGATCGCCGAGACCGACACGCGCCTCGGGCATGTTCTCGACATGCTGGAAGCGAAAGGCCTGGTCGATTCGACCCTGTTCGTCTTCACCAGCGATCACGGCATGGCGGCGCAGGACGTGAGCTTGCGCGCCAACCCCGCGCGGCATCTCGAACGCATCGGCATGAAGACGGTGACCGGCGAGCCGATGATTTGGCTGCGCGATCTCGCGGTGGAAGTCGCACCGGCGCCCGACGGCCGCACCGCGCGGGTCACCGTGCTCGACAACGACGCGGATCAATCCGGCGAGCAGCCACCGATCAAGAACGCCGAGGTGATCGTCCACACGCATGCGGACAACGTCATCGCCCGCTTGCAGACCACCGACGCCGGCGTCGCGGGCTTTGCCACGCCGCCCGACATCGAACCGTCCGCCATCGCCCTGTCCGTTCGTCACCCCGACTACAACCCGCGCCATCTGCGCCTCGACGGCACGCGCATCGGCATCGATCTGCGCGAGCAGTTGTACGGGAACCGCACCGGTTGA
- a CDS encoding DUF1992 domain-containing protein, producing the protein MTQRKPAGQTWESWIEQQVRAAQQDGQFDNLSGKGKPIPGLDGPHDPMWWLKDLVRREKVSDVPAAMAIRVKVEREIEKLWTLTREADVRARIAALNREIAKVNRTTVSGPPTSLGLLDAEAIVRQWRERQVSTR; encoded by the coding sequence ATGACCCAGCGCAAACCTGCCGGGCAAACGTGGGAGTCGTGGATCGAACAACAGGTCCGGGCAGCGCAGCAAGACGGGCAGTTCGACAATTTGTCGGGAAAGGGAAAACCGATCCCCGGACTCGATGGTCCGCACGATCCGATGTGGTGGCTGAAGGATCTTGTCCGACGCGAGAAGGTCTCCGATGTCCCTGCTGCGATGGCGATTAGAGTGAAGGTCGAGCGCGAGATCGAGAAGCTGTGGACGCTCACCCGCGAAGCCGACGTGCGTGCTCGCATCGCTGCGCTCAACCGGGAAATCGCCAAGGTCAACCGTACGACGGTGTCCGGACCGCCGACGAGTCTTGGGCTGCTCGACGCGGAAGCAATCGTGCGCCAATGGCGCGAGCGGCAAGTATCGACGCGCTAG
- the ltaE gene encoding low-specificity L-threonine aldolase, producing MKTIDLRSDTVTKPTPAMRAAMAGAEVGDDVYGEDPTVNELQRVAAQRLGKEAAIFVPSGTMANQLAIRALTHHGEVMLASDGAHILKYESGAAAALAGVQTRSIGSGGVFDADDVHAGVSPGDHHYAPTTVVAIENTHNTAGGRVFPFEQLQRVVAAARAHGLKLHLDGARLFNAVVASGIPAATWAEPFDTVSFCLSKGLGAPIGSLVCGSAEVIDRVHRFRKMYGGGMRQAGILAAAGLYALEHHVDRLADDHRNARRLADGLTRLGLVVDPAPETNIVLFHVNNTMEFLRSISVRQLLMNPVSAQVFRAVTHLDVSTADIDEALTRIGDALKK from the coding sequence ATGAAGACGATCGATCTGCGCAGCGACACGGTCACCAAGCCGACGCCGGCGATGCGTGCGGCCATGGCCGGCGCCGAAGTCGGCGACGACGTCTACGGCGAAGATCCCACCGTCAACGAGCTGCAACGGGTCGCGGCGCAACGGCTCGGCAAGGAAGCCGCGATCTTCGTGCCGTCGGGCACGATGGCGAATCAACTCGCGATCCGCGCGCTGACCCATCACGGCGAGGTGATGCTGGCGAGCGACGGCGCGCACATTCTGAAATACGAGTCGGGCGCCGCCGCCGCGCTGGCCGGTGTGCAGACCCGGAGCATTGGAAGCGGCGGTGTGTTCGACGCCGACGACGTTCACGCCGGTGTCAGTCCTGGCGATCATCACTATGCGCCGACGACGGTGGTGGCGATCGAGAACACCCACAATACCGCCGGTGGTCGGGTGTTCCCCTTCGAGCAACTCCAACGCGTGGTCGCGGCCGCGCGCGCACACGGCTTGAAGTTGCACCTCGACGGTGCGCGCCTGTTCAACGCCGTGGTGGCCAGCGGCATCCCCGCGGCGACATGGGCCGAACCGTTCGACACGGTGTCGTTCTGTTTGTCGAAGGGTCTCGGCGCGCCGATCGGCTCGCTGGTGTGCGGTTCGGCCGAGGTCATCGACCGCGTCCATCGCTTCCGCAAAATGTACGGCGGCGGCATGCGGCAAGCGGGCATTCTCGCCGCGGCGGGGTTGTACGCGCTCGAACATCATGTCGACCGACTCGCCGACGATCACCGCAACGCGCGCCGCTTGGCGGACGGGCTGACGCGGCTCGGGCTCGTCGTCGATCCGGCGCCGGAAACCAATATCGTGCTCTTCCACGTCAACAACACGATGGAGTTCCTGCGCTCGATCAGCGTTCGGCAGCTCTTGATGAATCCAGTTAGTGCGCAGGTGTTCCGCGCGGTGACCCATCTCGACGTGTCGACCGCCGACATCGACGAGGCGCTCACCCGCATCGGCGACGCGCTCAAGAAATAG